The proteins below come from a single Drosophila busckii strain San Diego stock center, stock number 13000-0081.31 chromosome X, ASM1175060v1, whole genome shotgun sequence genomic window:
- the LOC108606486 gene encoding myb-binding protein 1A: MRMGKKDKIKNNSAALEPARATFALKTPKDFPASATVKKSKISKHTEDQHEDEKENVQTGANPAKKKNKKRQINDDKESLDEVPESAAVKKSKKSKHNEHQHNGEKENVETGANAGKKKNKKRQINGDKEKEDGLDDVPPKQSKLSTDAATGTKPGSNNLMKLILQTFNNLQKEKNDSKSLKKIITIMQMDGEESVLAAPRAYVLKRLIRATGADDKESVSTNANHLHTILTKVPNIDIMEMLQILKRELPVNAALKTKEDALAAVGQLVVVTSIIQSPYFVEPSEQLITAIYELLMPHLKGREYLVSMCVEIITESLEKLNDKNFKTLVWPMLQKELSKPIQQQTLHTMDLLLSIRLNYPERLKQKVLESMLWPKTAQYNQLFDLYTQRDVVQNLNIYGRFGQLLASKGNATLLTAWQQYVLDKLPIKSSHIKCHIICIFTCLLLHYDDSDEQAAQVLVKIFENEELAGMLVDELEAASKLHTNKTPKAGQLELRSASRKFETALIISMSRQLKQEESKLGILHALLKLRPQLDACTQTPRFCQRLLTALDKDSLNAMLKYYKTQYTSDDEKITKPLRDYWMRQMQYVMLNPKLTKGKKELDFLMLNSIFHLNAEKQPCVRAEAAAFSQQSLPFGEEAFFGVLTHKIDAGPQALHGFSKRLQRIAALLQQHFKETDNIADKLRVTRTPDMLKAWAQVKLELQDIDPENTLALVFNVLILFVGVAMYTASCNISVELLQDILKCKQLAFKPKQKAAKEEELNWQDVLTDALLQLMLQVGGFWRSFVKTIMEATMPQLNGDNLKQILAIYDMKTNPLGKGDGDEDEDEDSEDDEQSESDSDDKQKSKGKKHKIQVEQSDSDDDDEEEESDDDDDDEEADEDATTLEKTRENIRLALVNSGDIDEDDGSSVDWNDVSEDKGKRLNQALEHAFQVMRPQGSDKAKKKRQTKSERIDNTTLLHFRTRVLDLVQVYIKAKANLEEVMDALITIFNVYTYCLSDAKLKSLAQASKKLLRELLNQKIDYKTNKCKDKQIILDTIQHFVKLAEANLNTIENRELSELRDKCFVYLFNQFQETNITSTKMWPVLMELQQDALKRRKTAVTLNTFGALLASPWVGVKELAISFLDILNSENVPNMRRKQILELLIKHVVRINSSLHGTINKFLPKLEAFSTTDSGQLELKKQLVTKLTNASMSFKSKGKADK, encoded by the exons atgagaATGGGTAAAAAagataaaatcaaaaacaacagcGCGGCATTAGAGCCGGCTcgtgcaacatttgctttgaaAACCCCTAAAGATTTTCCCGCAAGCGCTACTGTCAAGAAATCAAAGATTTCCAAACACACCGAAGACCAGCATGAGGACGAAAAAGAGAATGTGCAGACAGGTGCCAATCCTGCAAAGAAAAAGAATAAGAAACGTCAGATAAATGACGACAAGGAGAGCTTAGATGAAGTTCCCGAAAGCGCTGCTGTCAAGAAATCAAAGAAGTCAAAACACAACGAGCACCAACATAATGGCGAAAAAGAGAATGTGGAGACAGGCGCCAATGCTGGAAAGAAAAAGAATAAGAAACGTCAAATAAATGGTGACAAGGAGAAGGAGGATGGTTTAGATGACGTGCCGCCAAAGCAATCAAAGCTTTCAACTGATGCTGCAACCGGCACTAAGCCTGGCTCCAATAATCTAATGAAACTTATTTTACAAACATTCAATAATCtacaaaaggaaaaaaatgATAGTAAGtcattaaagaaaataataactaTAATGCAAATGGATGGCGAGGAATCCGTG CTGGCTGCCCCACGTGCCTATGTATTGAAGCGTTTAATACGCGCTACTGGTGCCGATGATAAAGAATCTGTGTCCACAAATGCAAACCATTTGCATACAATACTAACTAAGGTGCCCAACATTGATATCATGGAGATGCTCCAGATACTAAAGCGAGAACTACCTGTGAATGCAGCACTCAAAACAAAGGAAGATGCTCTGGCTGCGGTGGGACAACTCGTGGTAGTCACAAGTATTATTCAAAGTCCATACTTTGTAGAGCCCTCGGAACAGCTTATAACAGCTATCTATGAACTGCTAATGCCGCATTTAAAAGGACGCGAATATCTAGTCTCCATGTGTGTGGAAATAATAACAGAGTCCTTGgaaaaa tTAAATGATAAGAACTTTAAAACTCTGGTATGGCCGATGCTGCAAAAGGAGCTGAGCAAGCCCATACAACAACAGACGTTGCATACCATGGATTTGCTGCTCTCCATACGTCTCAATTATCCTGAGCGCTTAAAGCAGAAGGTACTCGAGTCTATGCTCTGGCCCAAGACAGCACAGTATAAccaattatttgatttatatacacaaaGAGATGTTGTGCAAAATTTGAACATCTATGGACGTTTTGGTCAACTTCTGGCCAGCAAAGGCAATGCTACGCTGCTGACAGCCTGGCAGCAATATGTGCTGGACAAGCTCCCCATTAAATCCAGCCACATCAAGTGTCacattatatgtatattcaccTGCTTACTTTTGCACTACGATGATAGTGATGAGCAGGCAGCTCAGGTGCTGGTGAAGATCTTTGAGAATGAGGAACTAGCAGGCATGCTAGTAGATGAATTGGAGGCAGCCAGCAAGCTGCATACCAATAAGACTCCGAAGGCGGGACAGCTGGAGCTGCGCAGTGCTAGCCGTAAGTTTGAAACAGCTTTGATCATCAGCATGTCACGTCAGCTGAAGCAGGAGGAATCCAAGCTGGGCATATTACATGCGCTCTTAAAGCTGCGACCACAGCTAGATGCCTGCACGCAGACACCACGTTTCTGTCAAAGGCTACTAACTGCTCTAGACAAAGATAGTCTCAACGCTATGctgaaatattataaaacgCAGTACACCAGCGATGATGAGAAGATTACAAAACCGCTGCGCGATTATTGGATGCGTCAAATGCAGTACGTGATGCTCAATCCCAAGCTCACCAAAGGGAAAAAAGAGCTGGACTTTTTAATGCTCAAtagcatttttcatttgaatgcGGAGAAACAGCCTTGTGTGCGTGCAGAAGCTGCTGCCTTCAGTCAGCAGTCGCTGCCATTTGGCGAAGAAGCCTTCTTTGGTGTGCTGACGCATAAAATTGATGCTGGTCCACAAGCGTTGCATGGCTTCAGCAAGCGTTTGCAACGCATTGCAGCACTGTTGCAGCAACACTTTAAGGAAACCGATAATATTGCAGACAAGCTGCGCGTTACACGTACGCCAGATATGCTTAAAGCCTGGGCCCAAGTTAAGCTCGAGCTGCAGGACATCGATCCAGAGAATACACTTGCTCTTGTCTTTAATGTGCTCATTTtatttgtgggcgtggccatgtACACGGCCAGCTGCAATATATCTGTAGAGCTCCTGCAGGATATTCttaaatgcaagcagctggcgttcaagccaaaacaaaaggcCGCTAAG GAAGAGGAGCTCAACTGGCAGGATGTGCTGACGGATGCGTTGCTGCAGCTAATGTTGCAAGTTGGTGGTTTCTGGCGCAGCTTTGTCAAGACCATAATGGAGGCGACTATGCCGCAACTAAATGGCGATAATCTAAAACAGATACTAGCTATATATGATATGAAAACCAACCCGCTGGGCAAAGGTGATGGCgatgaggatgaggatgaAGACAGTGAAGACGATGAGCAAAGTGAAAGCGATAGCGATGACAAGCAAAAAAGCAAGGGTAAGAAGCACAAGATTCAGGTTGAACAAAGTGATtctgatgacgacgacgaagaGGAGGAGtctgatgatgacgacgatgacgagGAAGCAGATGAAGACGCAACTACTCTAGAGAAAACTCGCGAGAACATACGACTGGCGCTGGTCAATAGCGGTGATATAGATGAAGACGATGGCAGCAGTGTTGATTGGAATGATGTTAGCGAGGATAAGGGTAAGCGTTTAAACCAAGCGCTAGAGCATGCCTTCCAAGTGATGCGACCCCAAGGCAGCGATAAAGCCAAGAAAAAGCGTCAAACCAAATCGGAGCGCATCGACAACACTACCTTGTTGCATTTTAGAACACGAGTCTTGGACTTGGTGCAGGTTTACATAAAGGCCAAGGCGAATCTTGAAGAGGTTATGGATGCGCTCATAACcatttttaatgtatatacatattgttTGAGCGATGCCAAGTTAAAATCGCTGGCACAAGCCAGCAAGAAGCTGCTGCGTGAGCTACTCAATCAAAAGATTGACTACAAGACCAACAAGTGCAAGGATAAGCAGATTATCCTGGACACTATTCAACACTTTGTTAAGCTAGCCGAAGCCAACTTAAATACCATAGAGAACCGCGAGTTAAGTGAATTGCGTGACAagtgctttgtttatttattcaatcaGTTCCAAGAAACAAATATCACCAGCACGAAGATGTGGCCAGTGCTCATGGAACTGCAACAAGATGCACTCAAGCGACGCAAGACCGCTGTCACCTTAAACACTTTTGGTGCTCTACTTGCCTCGCCATGGGTGGGTGTAAAAGAGCTGGCGATAAGCTTCTTGGATATCCTGAACAGCGAGAATGTACCCAATATGCGTCGCAAGCAGATCCTAGAGCTGCTCATCAAGCATGTAGTCCGCATTAATAGCTCTTTGCATGGaactattaataaatttttgcccAAACTCGAGGCTTTCAGCACAACTGACTCTGGACAGCTCGAACTGAAGAAACAGCTCGTGACAAAGCTTACTAATGCCAGCATGTCGTTCAAATCGAAGGGCAAGgctgataaataa